DNA from Dokdonella koreensis DS-123:
ACCGGCCGAAGGACCGGTCACCGGCGGCGCGCCCGACGCGCTCCTGCGTTTCGACGAGGCCGGCTACTTCGCGGTCTACGACCTGACGCTCGCGCACGGCTACTGGACCGCCGAGGCGACCTCCGCCGCCGGCGCGCGGGTCGACCTGGTGCTGGACGCCGCCACCGGTGCATTGCACGCGACGGGCGGCACCGGCGCCGCCGCGCCGCTGACGGCCGCCACGGTGCGCCAGCGGCTGGAAGCGGCCGGCTACAGCGCCATCCGGGACCTCGAGTTCGACGACGGCTTCTGGGAGGCCGATGCGCGCAATCCCGCCGGGCGGCGCGTCGAGCTGCGCATCCACGGCTGGACGGGCGCGATCGTCGAGGAGCGTGTCGAAGGCGGCCCGGTGGCCGGTGGGCTGAGCGCCGCCCAGATCCTCGAACGCCTGGCGGCCGCGGGCTACCGCAACATCCGCAACCTGGAATTCGACGACGGCTACTGGGAAGCGGACGCCACCAATGCGGCCGGTGTGCGGGTCGAGCTGCGGATCGATCCGGTGACCGGCGAGGTCGTGCACGAGGAACGCGACTAGGCAGCCGGCGGGCCGGCCGCGAGGCCGGCCCGTCCGTGTGCACGACATTCAGCCGCGCGTGCGCAGCTGCCTGGCCAGAGCGTGCGTGCGCGTGACGCAGGTCAGGGCCGAGCCGGCGGCGATCACCGCCGCGGCAGC
Protein-coding regions in this window:
- a CDS encoding PepSY domain-containing protein, which gives rise to MHAIKPLLLALALAGATALPAAAAEAPAEGPVTGGAPDALLRFDEAGYFAVYDLTLAHGYWTAEATSAAGARVDLVLDAATGALHATGGTGAAAPLTAATVRQRLEAAGYSAIRDLEFDDGFWEADARNPAGRRVELRIHGWTGAIVEERVEGGPVAGGLSAAQILERLAAAGYRNIRNLEFDDGYWEADATNAAGVRVELRIDPVTGEVVHEERD